The Accipiter gentilis chromosome 7, bAccGen1.1, whole genome shotgun sequence genome includes a region encoding these proteins:
- the OSGIN1 gene encoding oxidative stress-induced growth inhibitor 1, with the protein MLPDRKMYALLTRPQHKSGFKPLPVVIIGNGPSGICLSYLLSGNIPYFKRGSVHPHPILQRKLEEAPDVSILDQDLEYLSEGLEGRSHSPVALLFDTLQRPDTDFGGTAESVLTWWHETNRTIPHLVLGRNAPGGAWHSIEGSMVTLSRGEWMGLPDLPFKDWLKQKRRGLRNNRATAEDIAQYYQHYVMKKGLQKNFRCGTVVTSVRKVSAESISNHTQKDLPENSDSLWNFNEKSAEVFQVDGFFKTVKGDKEPFSIYAENVVLATGTYDSPTWLGVKGENLSYVHHQLSALEEAVKNNSIGIMSDPVLIVGAGLTAADAILFAHHCNIPVIHVFRRQVSDPGLIFNQLPKMMYPEYHKVHQMMKEQSAACAGPYECYVSLPEHHVLSFGKDKKCIFQDKNGYQKVYKISMALVLTGSNPNLSFLPNNAIDLAMDSDQPVNPKRNPIDVDPFTYECTQEKGLYALGPLAGDNFVRFVQGGALAVASSLLKQANKNPP; encoded by the exons ATGCTTCCGGACAGGAAGATGTATGCTTTATTGACCAGACCCCAGCATAAGAGTGGGTTCAAGCCACTGCCTGTTGTGATCATAG GGAATGGACCTTCAGGTATCTGTCTTTCATATTTGCTGTCAGGCAACATCCCTTACTTCAAAAGAGGCTCTGTTCATCCTCATCCCATTCTTCAGAGGAAACTGGAAGAGGCACCAGATGTCTCCATTTTGGACCAG GATTTGGAGTATCTGTCTGAAGGCTTGGAGGGACGATCCCACAGCCCTGTGGCTCTTCTGTTTGATACTCTTCAGCGTCCAGACACAGACTTTGGTGGAACAGCAGAATCTGTCCTCACTTGGTGGCACGAGACCAACAGAACCATCCCTCACCTGGTCCTTGGCAGAAATGCTCCTGGAGGTGCCTGGCAT TCTATTGAGGGCTCTATGGTTACCCTGAGCAGAGGGGAATGGATGGGACTCCCAGATCTCCCATTCAAAGACTGGCTAAAGCAAAAGAGAAG AGGCCTCAGAAACAATAGGGCCACAGCAGAAGACATTGCTCAATATTACCAACACTATGTGATGAAGAAAGGACTGCAGAAGAATTTCAGATGTGGTACTGTTGTGACCTCTGTGAGGAAAGTGAGTGCAGAGAGCATCTCCAACCACACACAGAAAGATCTGCCAGAGAATAGTGACTCACTCTGGAACTTCAATGAGAAAAGTGCGGAGGTCTTTCAGGTGGATGGATTTTTCAAAACTGTGAAAGGTGATAAAGAGCCCTTCTCCATCTATGCAGAGAATGTGGTCTTAGCTACAGGAACATACGATAGTCCTACTTGGCTTGGGGTCAAGGGAGAGAACCTTTCCTATGTCCATCACCAGCTGTCTGCCCTAGAGGAAGCAGTGAAGAACAACAGCATTGGCATTATGTCAGATCCAGTCTTGATTGTAGGTGCTGGCCTGACAGCTGCTGATGCGATTCTCTTTGCTCACCATTGCAATATTCCAGTAATCCATGTTTTTCGGAGACAAGTCAGTGATCCGGGTCTTATTTTTAACCAGCTCCCCAAAATGATGTACCCTGAATACCACAAAGTCCATCAGATGATGAAAGAACAGTCAGCTGCTTGTGCTGGGCCCTATGAGTGTTACGTTAGCCTTCCTGAACATCATGTGCTATCCTTCGGCAAGGACAAGAAATGTATCTTTCAAGACAAGAATGGCTACCAGAAAGTTTATAAAATTTCCATGGCTCTTGTTCTAACTGGCTCAAACCCCAACCTCTCCTTTCTGCCAAATAATGCCATTGACTTGGCAATGGACAGTGACCAACCAGTCAATCCAAAGAGGAATCCCATAGATGTTGACCCATTCACCTATGAATGTACTCAGGAGAAAGGGCTTTATGCTCTAGGACCTCTAGCTGGAGATAATTTTGTACGCTTTGTACAGGGAGGGGCTCTGGCTGTTGCCAGCTCTCTgttaaagcaagcaaacaaaaatcccccctaa